The DNA segment gccgcagcacttcctctgtgtcttcgtgctgtggctgcaacaacagaagctgtattagcaagcacggatgtagctctcatgagccccctaacagttaaagtgcctcacgctgtacattctatcctagtacaagccaaaacttcacatctcactactgctagggcaatacactatcagaatgtactctgtactttgtcaaatgttacaattgaaagatgctccactttaaatccagccactcttctcccaattaacaacgaaggagaaccacataattgccatgatgaaatagcaaaggttgtaaaacctagagtagatctacaggaaacacctttagaaactggagaaatgatttttgtggatggatgttccttgcgattgaaaaatggagcaccctcaaccagttacgcagtggtccaaggggaccgcctgctggaagcaaaccgaatttcatcaagcttgagtgcacaagcagctgaactcgtagcactcacttgAGCGTGTCAGCTGttcgaagggaagatcgtaacaatttatacggattccaggtatgcttttggagtctgccatgatcatggagcactatggaaactaaggggatttaagaccagtactggcaaacccatccaacatcagaaattgatcgaatcccttttagaagctataaccaaaccatcgaagctagcgattgttaaatgtcaagctcacacaggaaaacaggatcctgttagcaaaggaaatgaattagctgaccactttgctaaagaggctacatataataacacaccaatttctttattccaacagagaaatgaccaggaccctgataatcaaattatttctttacagagtgcagccacggatatcgaaaggagaaaatggtccaaagaagggtccctctctgatggagtctggactcataaacacactaacaaaccttttctcccaaaagcctctttcccaggaatggcaaaaatccaGACTTATTACTTGCTCAAATGTCTATTCTATGTCTTGGCAGGCCATACTGTCTTTAAGGTGCTCTGACTGACTGTTTCTGAATGTTGAAATGAGAGTATTAGGGTGACTTCTAGACTCTTCTATGGAGTGTTAGGCTCTGTTATTACTGGTATCTTTAATACCTAAAGGAAAAGGTAACTCACGggggattaaaaaagtaaaatgacaaaaaaataaatttatttatggGATGTCCAGAATTCAGCATCTAAAACATAAAAAGTTAGAGAAAACTATGCACCAAAGTCAAAACAATAGTACAAgtcggaaaaaaagaaaaacaacaaatcctGAGTCTAGTCTGCAGAATAATGATGACCCATGcctttttgtcactttttattgAAAATTCAAAGATTTAGATATGTGACAATGAACACTGCCATCTAAAAAATCTGTGACACGATGACCCACTTAACTATACTTTGaagttttaaagaaatattgaTTCCCAATGATTAATTTTCCTGGAAAtcccaataaattaaaattttgtcacCTTTAGACTgacttaaaattgtttattttgcattacctgaaatttatatacagtacaatatagcCTTTACTGCAACATAATGGGGATCAAGAAGGATCAGGGATCAATAATTTTTCCCTAACAATATCCATTTATCCTTTATGGTTGTGTCTTTGATAAAGGACAGATCAAGTTTTAAAGTACCAGATGTTCTCAGCTCCCTTTTTATTTGATTCACATTTGCTGCTTAATTGTTATTAATAAGAAACTGAAATGAACtgttgtaatgtactgtatatacttttgtatacaaacaatgcaggaagctttctttttactttaactGCACTTCataaaaaattgaattgaaaaaacataaatttgattttctGGTATGCCTCGTTTGGCTGCTAATACAGGTTCTCTGATGTTaagtaaaagaatcaaaacattgtctatgaaacaggaaaaaatatgtttattattcatttaatttttacaagAATAATATGAATAACTTCTTACAGAAAGTCAGAAAATTAAATCACAACATAAACCACATGTCGTGTCATAAAATTTGGATTTACTGTCAAGAAAAATCTAAAAGAATTGTAAATGGCAGTACAGCAGTTCCAGGCTTTACACTGAAAATTTCAGCAAGCAAAAGGGATGTAGGAGTCATGATGTGGAAACAGGATAATGTTTTGACAAAAGAATCAGTTTGGAAAGTGTTCTTTTTATGCTAAAGATTGTTGGTTGGGAGGATGcactgattgatgaaaataaatgatttttagaaaacaagttgtattatcgtagtatttccctctacttacccctttacctgttctctcaagggtaaatgttctcgtcaggttcgttatcgggttggtctactgttgcactttaaaatgaacacacacacacatagataaacagacacacacagaccctaaccacaacagtgccccatgaatgacacacacacgctgattaatcCTTAgtactttaaaccacacatcagcctgtcactcagcacttcaagagacttacttattatcggcacgaacaacatacgatgttttagtgatatctcagacctaaatattacttttggtctacaagaatacatttaaacatacaaagactcagcactcttgactttagcccatttatcagccaagaataccttctttttatcgtactgtcccttctttcGAGCagcgccctcactctcagccttataaacctcacagcacagaaataatggcaaaaatctggctacaccaggtgctcaaagaaatctaacttattaattcaatcactctagacattaagacaaagcatagaaagttaaaagcagcatggtatttattacaagaataataataataccactggaacaaagaataatagaaaataggtactgatagaaaagtctgaatatatatagtcattaagaaaagcttacgaaaaagttgaaatgacaaggatgaatgtcccagggaggcatttgatttagcaatggatgttcatgatgcctttctgacaaccaatgtcgtcttcgtctgttcctcttcttctcctccttctctttgcttcttctccttcctcctcctcttctcttcttcctctttcaaaccaaggcatatttattatgaaaatgtcataccttggtttcacaacacatgctcctgattggctggctgtcaatgtgattgatgaattttgctcaaactctttcccagataataaagttctttgatattgcctcaatTTCCCTTTCCAGGCCATAAATCCCAAATGTTCTccaagatgtccatccataaagtaatcaatagcctggggtgtcagcacagcatcctttcccaggttataaagtaattgaaccaccagaaatgtcttcctttcaatgttggaaacagctgttttaaaagtgaggtgtaagaaaacctgctttgatctgtcttagttcatctgttgtcttgtcttgaacaaaatataatggaaaccaaaatgtacagattttatacaccataacacaagTGCAATACTGTAAGTCGACAAGTGTTATTTTGATTTGTACACTTTCTAGAAGTAAAGTTTGGAGTTTTGAAATCTTAATGTTGAAATCTAAACATAACACACCACTGCAGTGGGACagagcctaccctggcagcattTGGCAGAGggtaggaaccaaccttggatatggtgccagtccattgagCATTCcactgccacacacacacacacgctgtcACATCCACACACATGATCAATTTTGAATTGCAAATCCATCTAATACTcgtgtctttggaatgtgaaagGAGAACCAGGACACCCTTCGGAAAACCCATGCAGGGATGGGGAATACTAGACATAAGGCAGTGCAAAATGCAGACAAAGCACAAGTTATCCCTAACGTAGCATCACTAATCATTGTGGCGCCATGCTGTTCTTTGCAAGACAAATGTCTGCAGTGATGCTTTTTGAAATGTCTTTACCTCCAGTTTCAGTTTAAGTATTAAAAACAGTTATTGGACCCTGTAAACATTTTGTGGAGTTGGAACATGACTTAAATGATTCTCTGCATATATCTGGCTTAAAGGCAAATACAGAATGTCGATAATCAAGTTATGATAACTATCTATAACAAAACAGGATTTAATTGttatctaaattaaaataaaagataatttaTTCAAACAAGTTTAACACAAAATTTTCCctttctcatgttttcatggaacgCATTGATCAGCTCAAGGGAAATCTCAATCAAATTGAAGGATGTAGGGCCCAACTCTAATGACACATTTAGAGGTAAATGTGTCTGCCAATTGCTGCAAAACAATCACACGTGAATGTGGCTTCTATAGGTCTTTAATCTTATGAATGACGCTTTTATTTCACAGTTcacacagcacaatgcaccataaacaactcacagtcctttttcttctttattcttttccttttatattcttctctgccgcctccacttgtctcctgcaagctctgtcctctgcctcccgactcagACTCTCTGAAGGgtgtgaggcggccccttttataatgcacctggatgtgctccaggtgctccctgatgaccttcctgcagcacttcctggaagcactccgggtgtacctggttTCTGtaccggcagcacttcctggtatgccggaagtgctgcagtccatggctccagaACCATCCAAGTGCCCACTTGCAGAGGAcatggacccccacagggttgagcttccaagctccatggCCCCCATGAAATCCAGGAGGGCTGGATCTTGCATCCTGGGGAAGGAATTGGCCTACTCCCGGAAACTTTGCCTCTTCAGGCATCCCAGTGGAGCAAGGTTCCTGGTTGTCTGTGctcacaaacatacagtatgaaaaCACCAAACCATATGTATTGAAAAGttacttttaatttaatgaaGTTTTTCTCCTATGTTTGCATTTTGAATTTAGTGTGTAATGTCAGCTGTCAGGTATGTCACACATAGACGAATGTAGTTAATTACCAATAAAAGTCAAATTTTCAATAATCAACACAGACTTAACACCAATTTTAACGAAACCTCAATCGTCCGATTGTTCTACTTGTTTGTTCAGATTTTCACTAATTTACCTGTCAAGAAAGGCAATGTCACTTTATTGCTTTCATCAGCTCTGTGTACATGTGTACTTCAAATAGCAAATCAATGGGCTCAGCATTTTATAATATCAGTTATAATGGTAATGGGCTTTGTGTTATCATAATGTGTTTTTAATCAAATTGAAACTCTTCTgtttaatgtatgtaaatgtacTGCTTAGAAATTTGATGATAATTGATTGTAGCTGTGGGTTTGTGAACATACTCCGAAGCCTTTACTCAGTGAAGAAtgctgtaaaaaagtaaaaatttaaaaaaataaaatttaattaaaaattaaagtcaaatatATCTTCATTGTTGTTTATGGACTTGGAGTCAACTAGCTGTCTGAAATTATCAGAAGTATCTAAAAGAATTCTAATAGATAGTAGGGGATGCAGTAGCTTGTACAGAATTAGAGTTTATAatattaaaagcattttaaactTCAGAATCTTATTTGAATTTTATGCTTTTTGGAATGATGTCATATAAAACAACATTTGGAAAATTTCAGGCAAGCTTGACTTAAGGTATTGAAGGAGGAGCTGAAAGCTGTTCTGAGGAAGTCTGAATTTATGTATGAATTTACTGAATGCTGTGCTTTCTAAGACAGAGCTTTGTATTACAATATCTAAATTCATAGGAGAAcagaagagatttttttttattattacaaactcCAAAATGACAGTAAGATAACTCCATGAAGTATTTTCTACAATCTCAAATTATTCTAATGAAAGAAAATGGCAAGACATTATAAGTAAAAGCTTCGGAAGcatgtaacattttaaattgtttctcATAATTCTTCCAGTTTATGATACAAACAGTAAATCAACAGaaactgtaaaatatataaaaaaataaaagactaaatCAAAATTCAGtcttttcaatttttcattttgtgcatCGATGCTGTTAGAAGgcaatattattatattgtttgtttttgccaGTCAATGACTGAAACTTCCAGAGTAAAAAAAcctgtataatttttaaataattcacaAAGCTGCATCTTTATAGACCATATAATTTTCTTTTGATAAACTGTAGTAAAACTTACTGCAACAGTCATTCTATTTTACTATAGTCTactatgttaaaattatacaatacaaaacacatttacaaaattattatttttaacaaatatacctgcttaattacatattttacaattaaagatccatccatccattttccaatccgctgaatccgaacacaggctcatgggggtctgctggagccaatcacaatTAAAGATTCATTGTCTTTTATGTACTTTTCCTAATTAGTTCACTTCATGTTTGTCTTTCATATTGAAAGAAATTGGTTTAATTGTCCATTGGTTCAATTTTTgttctaaataaatatttatgaaaaactTCACGTATTTCCTTAGTTCTCAGTCCATAGATGATGGGATTTAAAGCAGGAGGTACTATAAGATACAAAacacttaacaatattttaatgtgcTGAGGAAAACTCTCCCCAAATCTATTAGTTAAAAAACTAAAGAGGCCACTTGAATAATAGTAGAGTATGATAAATAAATGAGAGCCGCATGTATTAAATGCCTTGTGTTGGGCTGCCTTTGAGCCCAGCTTCAAGACAGCTTTGAGAATTTTTACGTAAGTGaatgcaataaaaattaaatctgttcCAATTATCAGGAAGGCAACAAAAAGCCCATAAGAACTGTTTAATGTTATGTCGGTGCATGCCAGTTTTGCCACTGCAATGTGGTAACAGTAGCAATGACTGACATTAGTGAGTGAACAGTAAGGTAACCTTGATGCCAAGATTGCTATCACTCCAGTTAAAATGAGACATCTTATAAGAAGAACAGTCAAAATTTTTACAATTGATGTAGCTGTTAACAGTGAAGTATAATGTAATGGACGGTATATAGCAACATACCTGTCATAAGCCATAACTGCCAGAATAGATGATTCAAGTCCAGAAAAAAAGTCAACAAGGAACATTTGCAGAAAGCAGGCTTGAAAGGAAATAACGTGGATATTAAACAACATTACATTTAACATTTCAGGTAATACGGATGTGCTTAAACCCAAATCTACTACTGCCAGAACACAAAGGAAAACATACATAGGCATGTGTAAATTTTCCTCATGTTTAACAATTAATATAATAGTTACATTGCCTAAAATGGCTATAAGATACGTAAAAGTAAATGGGACGGACAGCCAATGATGATAGTCTTCCAATCCAGGAAATCCAATCAAAAAAAAGTCAGGGGTAGCGGAAGAAGTGTTGTATGTAGGCATTTCTTTactttctgtaaattaaaaacagtattatatatattttagattatACATATAGCAATACAATTTAACCCACAACTGCAGGAATATATTCAGTAGAAAATTAAGAACAACTTTGACTTATGTTTATCATGTCTTGGATTATTGTCTAATATCTTTCATTTGATGTAAGTTTTCAATATTGTTTGATTTCCTGGTACTCACCAACATGCTATTTGTCTATCTCAAAAACACCATCATGtagaaagtgttttctttttacatGTAGAGTATGTTGATTTATTATGAGAAGTACACTCAAAGGATTTCTATAAGTAAGGCTCTTGTGAGATAAAGTATTTCCAGAAGCAATTAGCCTGAGTTGCAAACTTTGCATGTTGTGATCAAGATTTctaataaaaactacatttttcccTGTTCTTAGTAAATGTATGTTACAGTATGTGAACCTTTTttagtataatttatatttttgctaaCCAAACTTTTAGTCATAATATAGCATTTATAGTTTATTTAGTGATATAATGAAAACAGAGCATTGATAACATAATCTGCCACACTGAGACAATTGCTGTATGTTCTGTGAATGAAGTTCAACATTTCTGAATTTTGTAGcttcaaatac comes from the Erpetoichthys calabaricus chromosome 4, fErpCal1.3, whole genome shotgun sequence genome and includes:
- the LOC114651043 gene encoding olfactory receptor 52E4-like, yielding MPTYNTSSATPDFFLIGFPGLEDYHHWLSVPFTFTYLIAILGNVTIILIVKHEENLHMPMYVFLCVLAVVDLGLSTSVLPEMLNVMLFNIHVISFQACFLQMFLVDFFSGLESSILAVMAYDRYVAIYRPLHYTSLLTATSIVKILTVLLIRCLILTGVIAILASRLPYCSLTNVSHCYCYHIAVAKLACTDITLNSSYGLFVAFLIIGTDLIFIAFTYVKILKAVLKLGSKAAQHKAFNTCGSHLFIILYYYSSGLFSFLTNRFGESFPQHIKILLSVLYLIVPPALNPIIYGLRTKEIREVFHKYLFRTKIEPMDN